The following proteins are encoded in a genomic region of Methylobacterium tardum:
- a CDS encoding methyl-accepting chemotaxis protein encodes MTAAMASGTAIEAERTTMRVQSLSGAAERIGDVVRIIARIAAQTNLLALNAAIEAARAGEAGRGFAVVAAEVKVLAGQTKQATDDITRHVPVIQSFTAEAVAAMTDITARVGDMNRAAASIAAMVEEQGAATREIVRVAQAAQGTGVVGAHSSGLAETAETLGAAAIGMLDQASARRATPSA; translated from the coding sequence ATGACGGCCGCGATGGCCAGCGGTACCGCCATCGAGGCGGAGCGGACGACGATGCGCGTCCAGTCACTGAGCGGCGCCGCGGAACGGATCGGGGACGTCGTCCGGATCATCGCCAGGATTGCGGCGCAGACCAATCTCCTCGCTCTGAACGCAGCGATCGAGGCAGCGCGCGCCGGTGAGGCGGGGCGCGGCTTCGCGGTGGTGGCCGCCGAGGTCAAGGTCCTCGCAGGGCAGACCAAGCAGGCGACGGACGACATCACGCGACACGTCCCAGTGATCCAGAGCTTCACCGCCGAGGCGGTCGCTGCCATGACGGACATCACCGCCCGGGTCGGCGACATGAACCGGGCCGCCGCCTCGATCGCCGCTATGGTCGAGGAGCAGGGAGCCGCGACCCGGGAGATCGTGCGCGTCGCGCAGGCCGCCCAGGGCACCGGCGTGGTCGGCGCACACAGCTCCGGCCTGGCTGAGACCGCTGAAACTCTGGGTGCGGCAGCGATCGGGATGCTCGACCAAGCCAGCGCCCGTCGCGCGACGCCGAGCGCCTGA